In Amia ocellicauda isolate fAmiCal2 chromosome 5, fAmiCal2.hap1, whole genome shotgun sequence, a genomic segment contains:
- the LOC136749561 gene encoding mRNA decay activator protein ZFP36 — protein sequence MSERFNQEALMNLINLSFDDAYNQPQIQPHRNRSSVALSQERVNEQAWSCESSPWSTAAPSRNVHAFRSDRSMSLTESSSAGFGKTKPGEVPPPPGFPPLNPSPTLTSRYKTELCRSFEESGSCKYGNKCQFAHGEAELRGVNRHPKYKTEACRTFYNFGYCPYGSRCHFIHEDKVSSTGALPQPHSAGQPSQRQFHKSVSFAGFLGPRSSPPPSLHDPLGFTRAPSVSPPPAELLSPVFSEAGAQQKNNAFLFCQSRASLGDIHSIPHIMEPSKPSCCVCGHGGRFPSALSKSTGKEAQSNSYHPPANLQRFSSEDSLSDRDSYSSGSLSGCESPTFDSIGSKRLTVFARMSLSD from the exons ATGTCCGAAAGATTCAACCAAGAAGCACTGATG AATCTGATCAATTTGAGCTTTGATGACGCCTACAACCAGCCGCAGATTCAGCCTCATCGCAACCGGTCCTCCGTGGCCCTGTCCCAGGAGCGGGTCAACGAGCAGGCCTGGTCGTGCGAGAGCAGCCCCTGGAGTACCGCCGCCCCCAGCAGAAACGTCCACGCTTTCCGCTCCGACCGCTCCATGAGCCTAACCGAGAGCAGCAGCGCGGGCTTCGGCAAGACGAAGCCCGGCGAGGTGCCCCCTCCTCCCGGGTTCCCCCCCCTCAACCCCTCGCCGACGTTGACCAGCCGCTACAAGACGGAGCTGTGCCGCAGCTTCGAGGAGAGCGGCAGCTGCAAGTACGGGAACAAGTGCCAGTTCGCCCACGGGGAGGCCGAGCTGCGGGGCGTCAACCGCCACCCCAAGTACAAAACCGAGGCGTGCCGCACTTTCTACAACTTCGGCTACTGCCCCTACGGATCCCGCTGCCACTTCATCCACGAAGACAAAGTCTCCTCCACCGGCGCCCTGCCGCAGCCCCACTCCGCCGGCCAGCCGTCGCAGCGCCAGTTCCACAAGAGCGTCAGCTTCGCCGGCTTCCTGGGGCCCCGGAGCTCCCCGCCCCCGAGCCTGCACGACCCCCTGGGCTTCACCCGGGCGCCCTCCGTGTCCCCGCCGCCAGCCGAGCTCCTGTCCCCGGTGTTCAGCGAGGCGGGCgcccagcagaaaaacaacGCCTTCCTGTTCTGCCAGAGCCGCGCCAGCCTCGGGGACATCCACAGCATACCTCACATCATGGAGCCCAGCAAGCCCTCCTGTTGCGTGTGTGGCCACGGCGGCAGATTCCCGTCCGCCCTGAGCAAAAGCACGGGCAAAGAGGCGCAGAGCAACTCCTACCACCCCCCGGCCAACCTGCAGCGCTTCTCCTCCGAGGACTCGCTCTCCGACCGGGACAGCTACAGCTCCGGCAGCCTGAGTGGCTGCGAGTCGCCCACTTTCGACAGTATTGGATCCAAGCGGCTCACGGTGTTCGCTCGGATGTCGCTTTCTGATTAA